The following are encoded together in the Culex pipiens pallens isolate TS chromosome 1, TS_CPP_V2, whole genome shotgun sequence genome:
- the LOC120424670 gene encoding uncharacterized protein LOC120424670: protein MRAWRNWTLKNRTSSFQCVTANTYACLEINAHSLVLAARDCRDRGRPEEFLVRCFGSQDVEATFRNLRSMTTMNHTQTNLTFKEIGEKLRRAHMLHQIQHRNRIKFRFPGHTGPTNVSVLPTLPTDAEIKAALTSAEGRASEVLGKLGLLQAEQSFEFSVHALGDRNWEDLIVSDSESDTEDHEDHEPGQEVYEAKHLFSNFSGQIALPNSTSDKHIYLIRDDHGKVFHVKKSSVVWMLTASKVQEKARMIRYKQPMPN, encoded by the coding sequence ATGCGGGCGTGGAGGAACTGGACATTGAAGAATAGAACAAGCAGCTTCCAATGTGTGACAGCAAACACGTACGCTTGTCTTGAGATAAATGCTCACAGCCTTGTGCTGGCAGCAAGAGACTGCCGCGATCGTGGCCGACCCGAGGAATTCTTAGTGAGGTGTTTCGGCAGTCAGGACGTCGAGGCGACATTCCGGAATCTTCGATCGATGACGACAATGAACCATACCCAGACGAACCTCACTTTCAAGGAAATCGGCGAAAAGCTGCGGCGAGCTCACATGCTGCATCAAATTCAGCACCGTAACCGTATTAAGTTTCGATTCCCTGGTCACACGGGTCCGACCAACGTGTCCGTGCTACCGACACTGCCGACGGATGCTGAAATAAAAGCCGCACTAACCAGTGCTGAGGGGAGGGCATCTGAGGTCTTGGGCAAGCTTGGCCTCTTGCAGGCTGAACAATCTTTCGAGTTTAGTGTACATGCCCTCGGGGACCGGAACTGGGAAGACTTGATCGTTTCCGATAGTGAGTCTGACACGGAGGACCATGAAGACCATGAACCCGGTCAGGAGGTGTATGAAGCTAAGCAtctgttttcaaacttttcGGGCCAGATCGCGCTGCCTAACAGCACGTCCGATAAGCACATCTACCTGATACGAGATGACCACGGGAAGGTGTTTCACGTTAAGAAGAGTAGTGTAGTGTGGATGCTTACTGCGTCTAAGGTTCAGGAAAAAGCTCGTATGATACGTTACAAACAGCCCATGCCTAACTAG